The Pseudomonadota bacterium DNA window ACCGGCTACTGATCTGAGCGCGACACCATGACGGCGCAAACTCCAGAACAACGAGAGAAGCAAGCCCTGCACGCGGTGGAGCAGGCGCTGGAGCAGGACACGATCAGCCAGCGCGAGTGGTTGGAGACCCAACCGCTCCCCGACGAGGTGAAGGCGCGCGCCCTGGATCTGCTTGGGCGCGTGTCAGGCCTCGCGCCGCACGAGGAGCGTCCGCCGCAGCTGATGCACGGCATCACGGCGCCGCCCGGCACCCAGATCGGTGACTACACCATCGAACAGCTGCTGGGCCGGGGTGGCATGGGGTCGGTGTACCTCGCCCATCGCCAGCACGAGGGCGTGCTGCAGCGTGTGGCCCTCAAGTTGCTCAACCAGAGCTTCTCCCGGGCCAACAAGCAGCGCTTCCTGGTGGAGCAGCAAGCCCTCGCGCGGCTCCACCACCCTTACATCGCGGCCTTCGTCGACGTGGGCGTGTCCGCTGACGGCCTCAACTACTTCGCCATGGAGTATGTGGAGGGCGAGGAGATCTGCGCCTACTGCGATCGGCAACAGCTGAGCGTCACCGAACGGATTCGCTTGTGGTTGAAGGTCAGCGACGCGGTCAGATCTTCCCATCGCAAACTGATCATCCATCGCGACATCAAACCCAGCAACGTGCTGGTGACCGAGCACGGCGTGCCGAAGTTGATCGACTTCGGCGTGGCCAAGAATCTCGAGGAGACGGACTCTGAGCTGACCAGCGCCTTCGGTGCCCAGCTCACGCTGGACTACGC harbors:
- a CDS encoding serine/threonine-protein kinase; its protein translation is MTAQTPEQREKQALHAVEQALEQDTISQREWLETQPLPDEVKARALDLLGRVSGLAPHEERPPQLMHGITAPPGTQIGDYTIEQLLGRGGMGSVYLAHRQHEGVLQRVALKLLNQSFSRANKQRFLVEQQALARLHHPYIAAFVDVGVSADGLNYFAMEYVEGEEICAYCDRQQLSVTERIRLWLKVSDAVRSSHRKLIIHRDIKPSNVLVTEHGVPKLIDFGVAKNLEETDSELTSAFGAQLTLDYA